In the Piscinibacter sp. XHJ-5 genome, one interval contains:
- a CDS encoding AMP-binding protein, whose product MSAADRYAELYTSFRWRVPARFNIAEVCCARWARDTPDAVAIHREHENGSTATLRFDQLQREANRLANALQRLGVRAGDRVAIVMPQRFETAIAHIAVYQLGAVAMPLSMLFGPDALEYRLNDSGAQVAIVDESAIDNVLAARGACPGLRRVVAVGAAAGQGDVDWTDAVAREADSFAAVKTRADDAAVLIYTSGTTGPPKGALIPQRALIGNLSGFVCSQNWFPQDDAVFWSPADWAWTGGLMDALLPSLYFGRPIVAYQGRFSPQVAFDLMQRHRVTHTFLFPTALKAMMKAFPEPRQRFALRLRAIMSAGEAVGDAVFDYCARQLGVTVNEMFGQTEMNYVVGNCSLHWPARPGSMGRPYPGHRVAVIDDGGRECPRGTPGDVAVHRRDIHGHPDPVFFLGYWKNEDATRRKYTGDLGDSWCRTGDTAVMDSDGYLWYQGRSDDVFKAAGYRIGPSEIENCLVKHEAVVNAAVVPKPDAERGAVVKAYVVLAPGVQGDARLVEALQQHVRGKLAPYEYPKEIEFIDALPMTTTGKVQRRVLRLREEERAQASSGKLTPPPRSDHG is encoded by the coding sequence ATGTCCGCCGCCGACCGCTACGCCGAGCTGTACACATCCTTTCGCTGGCGGGTGCCGGCACGCTTCAACATCGCCGAGGTCTGCTGCGCGCGCTGGGCACGCGACACGCCGGACGCGGTGGCCATCCACCGGGAGCACGAGAACGGCAGCACCGCGACGCTGCGCTTCGACCAGCTCCAGCGCGAAGCGAACCGGCTCGCGAACGCGCTGCAACGCCTGGGCGTGCGCGCCGGAGACCGTGTGGCGATCGTCATGCCGCAGCGCTTCGAGACGGCCATCGCACACATCGCCGTCTACCAGCTGGGCGCCGTTGCGATGCCGCTGTCGATGCTGTTCGGCCCCGACGCGCTGGAGTACCGGCTGAACGACAGCGGCGCCCAGGTCGCGATCGTCGACGAGAGCGCCATCGACAACGTGCTGGCCGCGCGCGGTGCCTGTCCCGGTCTGCGCCGCGTGGTCGCCGTGGGCGCCGCCGCCGGGCAGGGGGACGTCGACTGGACCGACGCGGTGGCCCGCGAGGCGGACAGCTTCGCCGCGGTGAAGACGCGCGCCGACGATGCCGCGGTGCTCATCTACACCAGCGGCACCACCGGCCCGCCGAAAGGTGCGCTGATTCCGCAGCGCGCGCTCATCGGCAATCTGAGCGGCTTCGTCTGCAGCCAGAACTGGTTTCCCCAGGACGATGCGGTGTTCTGGTCGCCCGCGGACTGGGCCTGGACGGGCGGCCTGATGGACGCGCTGCTGCCCAGCCTGTATTTCGGCCGCCCCATCGTCGCCTACCAGGGGCGCTTCTCGCCGCAGGTCGCCTTCGATCTGATGCAGCGTCACCGCGTCACCCACACCTTCCTGTTCCCGACCGCGCTGAAGGCGATGATGAAGGCCTTCCCCGAGCCGCGGCAGCGCTTCGCGCTGAGGCTGCGCGCCATCATGAGCGCCGGCGAGGCCGTCGGCGACGCGGTGTTCGACTACTGCGCCCGGCAACTCGGCGTCACCGTCAACGAGATGTTCGGCCAGACCGAGATGAACTACGTCGTCGGCAACTGCTCGCTGCACTGGCCCGCGCGGCCGGGCAGCATGGGGCGGCCCTACCCCGGGCACCGGGTGGCGGTGATCGACGACGGGGGCCGCGAATGCCCGCGCGGCACGCCCGGCGACGTCGCGGTGCATCGGCGCGACATCCACGGCCATCCCGATCCGGTGTTTTTCCTCGGCTACTGGAAGAACGAAGACGCCACGCGCCGCAAGTACACCGGCGACCTCGGCGATTCCTGGTGCCGCACCGGCGACACCGCCGTGATGGACTCGGACGGCTACCTCTGGTACCAGGGACGCAGCGACGATGTCTTCAAGGCTGCGGGCTACCGCATCGGGCCGAGCGAGATCGAGAACTGCCTGGTCAAGCACGAAGCGGTGGTCAACGCGGCGGTGGTGCCCAAGCCGGACGCCGAGCGCGGCGCAGTGGTCAAGGCCTACGTGGTGCTGGCGCCCGGTGTCCAGGGCGATGCCCGCCTGGTCGAGGCGCTGCAGCAACACGTGCGCGGCAAGCTGGCGCCGTACGAGTACCCGAAGGAGATCGAGTTCATCGATGCCCTGCCGATGACGACGACGGGGAAGGTGCAGAGGAGGGTGCTGCGGTTGCGCGAGGAGGAGAGGGCGCAAGCCTCATCGGGCAAACTCACGCCTCCCCCACGGAGCGACCACGGATGA
- the ybaK gene encoding Cys-tRNA(Pro) deacylase, whose protein sequence is MAKKSPHVSETPATQWLRRHGVPFSEHVYDYVEHGGTAESARQLGVPEHQVVKTLVMQDERAQPLIVLMHGDAQVSTKNLARQIGAKSVEPCKPEVAQRHSGYLVGGTSPFGTKKAMPVYVEETVLALPSICINGGRRGFLVGVDPRMLVDLLGAKAVNCAL, encoded by the coding sequence ATGGCGAAGAAGTCGCCTCATGTCAGCGAGACGCCGGCGACCCAGTGGCTGCGGCGCCATGGGGTGCCGTTCAGCGAGCACGTGTACGACTACGTCGAGCACGGCGGCACGGCGGAGTCGGCGCGCCAGCTCGGCGTGCCGGAGCACCAGGTGGTGAAGACCCTGGTCATGCAGGACGAGCGCGCGCAGCCGCTGATCGTGCTGATGCACGGCGATGCGCAGGTGAGTACCAAGAATCTCGCGCGGCAGATCGGCGCCAAGTCGGTCGAGCCGTGCAAGCCCGAGGTCGCCCAGCGCCACAGCGGCTACCTGGTGGGCGGCACGTCGCCTTTCGGCACGAAGAAGGCCATGCCGGTGTACGTGGAGGAGACGGTGCTCGCGCTGCCCTCGATCTGCATCAACGGCGGCCGGCGCGGATTCCTGGTCGGGGTCGACCCCCGGATGCTGGTGGACCTGCTGGGGGCGAAGGCGGTCAATTGCGCGTTGTGA
- a CDS encoding exonuclease domain-containing protein: MGVNLRFAARLALLTLFVLGLIGIVGLALVIDIDPAQRGALRALLKERLPLLVILALMLPFLLGALLRWWMWAYPMAAARMAEEVTVIQMVNPQHRVSLTGGREMRLLGDAVNALAGVREQAGRQVQARIDDANARLEEEKNRLAALMSELTHSVLVCNREGRILLYNERAARLLEAGSAQAGALPVGLGRSVFGILDRGQILHALDRIGRQADQDVARPVARFVTARNDMLLRVQMAPVLDSQGEVDGFVLLLEDITRSVESDTRREQLLRHLTEGTRASLANIRAAAETVQHYPDMDAERRRRFTAVIRDEAEQLSVRLEAAVAAQADAPGSWPLEDMISADLVYALQRNIERQLGITAAQRDPGEAIWLSVDSHAMVQALTSLTSRLVARFAIRSVVIETLPAGRFARLSLCWLGPALAPEVLREWQDEPYAPDIGARGPTLEQVLRRHGAETWAQSDRQGGSSRVCIQLPTARLLPASAAHAAPVAIRPVYYDFDLFSQGGDTPELDERRLAELTYTVFDTETTGLAPSEGDEIISIGAVRIVNGRLLRQDCFDRLIKPRRIVRRESFEVHGISNEMLADQPPITEVLPQFQRFAEDTVLVAHNAAFDMRFLQLAQERTGVHFVQPVLDTLVLSALAHPGHPDAEHRLELVAARLGIEVVGRHTALGDAVVCGEIFLKLIPLLAERGICTLRQAREASQKTLYAKLEY; this comes from the coding sequence ATGGGCGTGAACCTGCGCTTTGCCGCCCGGCTGGCCCTGCTGACGCTGTTCGTGCTGGGCCTGATCGGCATCGTCGGCCTGGCGCTGGTCATCGACATCGATCCCGCGCAGCGCGGCGCGCTGCGGGCGCTGCTGAAGGAACGACTGCCGCTGCTGGTCATCCTCGCGCTGATGCTGCCGTTCCTGCTCGGCGCCTTGCTTCGCTGGTGGATGTGGGCCTATCCGATGGCCGCCGCCCGGATGGCCGAGGAAGTCACGGTGATCCAGATGGTGAATCCGCAGCACCGCGTCTCGCTCACCGGCGGGCGGGAGATGCGCCTGCTCGGCGACGCGGTGAACGCGCTGGCCGGCGTGCGCGAGCAGGCCGGCCGGCAGGTGCAGGCGCGCATCGACGATGCGAACGCTCGCCTGGAGGAGGAGAAGAACCGCCTTGCCGCGCTGATGTCGGAGCTGACGCACAGCGTGCTGGTGTGCAATCGCGAAGGCCGCATCCTGCTCTACAACGAACGCGCGGCGCGGCTGCTCGAGGCCGGGTCGGCCCAGGCGGGCGCGCTGCCCGTCGGCCTCGGGCGCTCGGTGTTCGGCATCCTGGATCGCGGGCAGATCCTGCACGCGCTGGACCGCATCGGGCGTCAGGCCGACCAGGACGTGGCGCGTCCGGTGGCGCGCTTCGTCACCGCGCGCAACGACATGCTGCTGCGGGTGCAGATGGCGCCGGTGCTCGATTCGCAGGGCGAAGTGGACGGCTTCGTGTTGCTGCTGGAGGACATCACGCGCTCGGTGGAGTCGGACACCCGGCGCGAGCAGCTGCTGCGCCACCTCACCGAAGGCACGCGCGCGTCGCTGGCCAACATCCGGGCGGCGGCCGAAACGGTGCAGCACTATCCCGACATGGACGCCGAGCGGCGCCGTCGCTTCACCGCGGTGATCCGCGACGAGGCCGAGCAGTTGTCGGTGCGGCTCGAGGCGGCGGTGGCAGCGCAGGCCGATGCGCCGGGCTCCTGGCCGCTGGAGGACATGATCTCGGCCGACCTCGTCTACGCCCTGCAGCGCAACATCGAGCGGCAGCTCGGCATCACCGCGGCGCAGCGCGATCCGGGCGAGGCGATCTGGCTCAGCGTGGACAGCCATGCGATGGTGCAGGCGCTGACGAGCCTCACGAGCCGGCTCGTCGCTCGATTCGCCATCCGCTCGGTGGTCATCGAGACGCTGCCGGCCGGCCGCTTCGCGCGGCTGTCGCTGTGCTGGCTGGGGCCGGCCCTGGCGCCGGAGGTGCTGCGCGAGTGGCAGGACGAGCCTTATGCGCCGGACATCGGCGCGCGGGGCCCCACCCTCGAGCAGGTGCTGCGCCGCCATGGTGCGGAAACCTGGGCGCAGTCCGACCGGCAGGGCGGATCGAGCCGCGTCTGCATCCAGCTGCCGACCGCGCGCCTGCTGCCGGCTTCGGCCGCGCACGCGGCGCCGGTCGCAATCCGGCCGGTCTATTACGACTTCGATCTCTTCAGCCAGGGCGGCGACACGCCTGAACTCGACGAGCGGCGGCTGGCCGAGCTGACCTATACGGTGTTCGACACCGAGACGACCGGGCTTGCGCCGTCCGAAGGCGACGAGATCATCTCGATCGGCGCGGTGCGCATCGTCAACGGCCGCCTGCTGCGCCAGGATTGCTTCGACCGGTTGATCAAGCCGCGGCGCATCGTGCGCCGCGAGTCGTTCGAGGTGCACGGCATCTCGAACGAGATGCTGGCCGACCAGCCTCCCATCACCGAGGTGTTGCCCCAGTTCCAGCGCTTCGCCGAGGACACCGTGCTGGTGGCGCACAACGCCGCCTTCGACATGCGCTTCCTGCAGCTGGCCCAGGAGCGCACCGGCGTGCACTTCGTGCAGCCGGTGCTCGACACGCTGGTGCTCTCGGCGCTGGCCCATCCGGGGCATCCCGACGCCGAGCACCGCCTGGAGCTCGTCGCCGCGCGGCTCGGCATCGAAGTCGTCGGCCGGCACACCGCGCTGGGCGACGCCGTCGTCTGCGGCGAGATCTTCCTCAAACTGATTCCGCTGCTGGCCGAGCGCGGTATCTGCACGCTGCGGCAGGCGCGGGAAGCATCGCAGAAGACGCTGTACGCGAAGCTGGAGTATTGA
- the plsY gene encoding glycerol-3-phosphate 1-O-acyltransferase PlsY, translated as METLYSAVAVLAAYLIGSLSFAVIVSRVMGLSDPRTYGSGNPGATNVLRSGSKKAAIFTLVLDALKGYVPVLLVDRFGEAFGMGVGTVALVGLAAFLGHLWPVFFRFQGGKGVATAAGVLFGFQPLLGLATLATWLIIAFFFRYSSLASIVSAVFAPFYQLLIWGGGPIAGVVALMGLLLLWRHTPNIQKLMAGTESKLGQKAAPAAHPPAPHGHAKHGGRHPQHRR; from the coding sequence ATGGAGACTCTCTATTCCGCCGTCGCCGTCCTGGCTGCCTACCTGATCGGCTCCTTGTCCTTCGCGGTCATCGTGAGCCGCGTGATGGGCCTGAGCGATCCGCGCACCTACGGTTCCGGCAACCCGGGCGCCACCAACGTGCTGCGCTCGGGCAGCAAGAAGGCCGCCATCTTCACGCTGGTGCTCGATGCGCTGAAGGGCTATGTGCCGGTGCTGCTGGTCGACCGTTTCGGCGAGGCCTTCGGCATGGGCGTCGGCACGGTCGCGCTGGTCGGCCTCGCGGCCTTCCTCGGGCACCTGTGGCCGGTGTTCTTTCGCTTCCAGGGCGGCAAGGGCGTGGCCACCGCGGCCGGCGTGCTGTTCGGCTTCCAGCCGCTGCTCGGCCTCGCGACGCTCGCCACCTGGCTCATCATCGCCTTCTTCTTCCGCTATTCGTCCCTCGCTTCCATCGTCTCGGCGGTGTTCGCGCCGTTCTACCAGCTGCTCATCTGGGGCGGCGGCCCGATTGCCGGCGTGGTCGCGCTGATGGGCCTGCTGCTGCTGTGGCGGCACACGCCCAACATCCAGAAGCTGATGGCCGGCACCGAGAGCAAGCTCGGGCAGAAGGCGGCCCCCGCGGCGCATCCGCCGGCGCCGCATGGACATGCCAAGCACGGCGGGCGGCATCCGCAGCACCGCCGATGA
- a CDS encoding GNAT family N-acetyltransferase produces the protein MSAPVPFTLRPAELRDVAPIVQLIRELAEFEKLTHLLQVTPERLRPHLFGEKPVVEAWVAELPADAVAEGESTVVAFALFFTNFSTFLAQPGLYLEDLYVKPAHRNLGIGRALFTRLGKLAAERHYGRFEWSVLDWNENAIRFYEKLGATVMPEWRICRIAGEALQQFRA, from the coding sequence ATGAGCGCACCCGTCCCCTTCACCCTTCGCCCCGCCGAGCTGCGCGACGTCGCGCCCATCGTCCAGCTGATCCGCGAGCTCGCCGAGTTCGAGAAGCTCACCCACCTGCTGCAGGTCACGCCCGAGCGGCTGCGGCCGCATCTGTTCGGCGAGAAGCCCGTCGTCGAGGCCTGGGTGGCCGAGCTGCCGGCCGATGCGGTGGCCGAAGGCGAGAGCACGGTGGTCGCCTTCGCGCTGTTCTTCACCAACTTCTCCACGTTCCTCGCGCAGCCGGGGCTGTACCTCGAAGACCTGTACGTGAAGCCGGCGCACCGCAATCTGGGCATAGGCCGGGCGCTGTTCACGCGCCTGGGCAAGCTGGCCGCCGAGCGCCACTACGGCCGTTTCGAATGGAGCGTGCTCGACTGGAACGAGAACGCCATCCGCTTCTACGAGAAGCTCGGCGCCACCGTGATGCCCGAGTGGCGCATCTGCCGCATCGCCGGCGAAGCGCTGCAGCAGTTCCGCGCTTGA
- a CDS encoding glutaredoxin family protein, which yields MTALRRFVPLLLLVAALWGGVQLLGGVQDERRWREVAQAAAPGDIVMLSSQTCAYCDQARTWLSERGVPFRECVIERDAGCAAAYRAALSPGTPTLIVRGQRIVGFDIDRVAQALKRG from the coding sequence ATGACCGCACTGCGCCGCTTCGTTCCGCTGCTGCTGCTGGTCGCCGCGCTGTGGGGCGGCGTGCAACTGCTGGGCGGCGTGCAGGACGAGCGCCGCTGGCGCGAGGTGGCGCAGGCCGCGGCGCCGGGTGACATCGTGATGCTGTCGTCGCAGACCTGCGCCTATTGCGACCAGGCACGCACCTGGCTCAGCGAGCGTGGCGTGCCGTTCCGCGAATGCGTCATCGAGCGCGACGCGGGCTGCGCCGCCGCTTACCGCGCGGCGCTGTCGCCGGGCACGCCGACGCTGATCGTGCGCGGTCAGCGCATCGTCGGCTTCGACATCGACCGCGTGGCCCAGGCGCTCAAGCGCGGCTGA
- a CDS encoding alpha/beta hydrolase: MNASPYAERRASRSRFLDVRGLRLHVLQWGDDALATAQRPPLFMLHGWMDVGASFQFVVDDLPTDRLVYALDWRGFGLSESPAADCYWFPDYLGDLEAVLDALVPDRPIDLLGHSMGGNVVMIYAGVRPERIRRLINLEGFGLPESRPQQAPKRYAQWLDELKQPAQLRPYDSLEGVAERLRKTNPRLPEARAAWLAAHWSRQRADGRWEILGDPAHRRSNPVLYQKAEVLECWKRIACPVMWVEGAQSDPGAGWGDRYPRADFEARLAVVPQLERHVLEGAGHMLHHDQPRELALRMERFLG; the protein is encoded by the coding sequence ATGAATGCCAGCCCCTACGCCGAGCGGCGTGCGAGCCGCAGCCGCTTTCTCGATGTGCGCGGCCTGCGCCTGCACGTGCTGCAATGGGGCGACGACGCCCTCGCCACGGCGCAACGACCGCCGCTTTTCATGCTGCACGGCTGGATGGACGTGGGCGCGTCGTTCCAGTTCGTCGTCGACGACCTTCCCACCGATCGCCTGGTGTATGCGCTCGATTGGCGCGGTTTCGGCCTGAGCGAGTCGCCCGCCGCCGACTGCTACTGGTTTCCCGACTACCTGGGCGACCTCGAGGCCGTGCTCGATGCGCTGGTGCCCGATCGCCCCATCGACCTGCTCGGGCACAGCATGGGCGGCAACGTCGTGATGATCTACGCCGGCGTGCGCCCCGAGCGCATCCGTCGTTTGATCAACCTCGAAGGCTTCGGCCTGCCGGAATCGCGGCCGCAGCAGGCGCCGAAGCGGTATGCGCAGTGGCTCGACGAGCTCAAGCAGCCGGCGCAGCTGCGCCCGTATGACAGCCTGGAGGGGGTCGCCGAGCGCCTGCGCAAGACCAATCCGCGGCTGCCCGAGGCGCGCGCGGCCTGGCTGGCCGCGCACTGGTCGCGGCAACGCGCCGACGGCCGCTGGGAGATTCTGGGCGACCCGGCGCACAGGCGCAGCAATCCGGTGCTGTACCAGAAGGCCGAGGTGCTCGAATGCTGGAAGCGGATCGCCTGCCCGGTGATGTGGGTGGAAGGCGCTCAGTCCGATCCCGGCGCCGGGTGGGGCGACCGCTACCCACGCGCCGACTTCGAAGCCCGCCTCGCCGTCGTACCGCAGCTGGAACGCCACGTGCTCGAAGGCGCCGGGCACATGCTGCACCACGACCAGCCGCGCGAGCTGGCGCTGCGCATGGAGCGGTTTCTAGGCTGA
- a CDS encoding response regulator, with the protein MSKTVLIADDEPNIVISLEYLLQREGYRVLVARDGQEALDTVERERPDLVLLDVMLPRVSGFDVCQTLRANPALARMRIVMLTAKGRDVEMSKGLALGADAYITKPFSTQDLLQQIRAQLEAG; encoded by the coding sequence GTGAGCAAGACCGTGCTGATCGCCGACGACGAGCCGAACATCGTCATCTCGCTGGAGTACCTGCTGCAGCGCGAGGGCTACCGCGTGCTCGTGGCGCGCGACGGCCAGGAGGCGCTCGACACGGTGGAGCGAGAGCGCCCCGACCTCGTGCTGCTCGACGTCATGCTGCCCAGGGTGTCGGGTTTCGATGTGTGCCAGACGCTGCGCGCGAATCCGGCGCTGGCCCGCATGCGCATCGTCATGCTCACCGCCAAGGGACGCGACGTCGAGATGAGCAAGGGCTTGGCGCTCGGCGCCGACGCCTACATCACCAAGCCGTTCTCCACCCAGGACCTGCTCCAGCAGATCCGGGCGCAACTGGAGGCCGGCTAG
- a CDS encoding 3',5'-nucleoside bisphosphate phosphatase has translation MPQSPLQLNADLHCHSTVSDGTLHPQALAARAKANGVELWALTDHDEVGGQRRALEAALDLSLPYLTGVEISVSFAGITVHIVGLGFDLDNAALQAGLAATRGGRRQRAMEMSDALAAAGIRGAFEGALKYAGNPELISRTHFARHLVETRACSDTQEVFRRFLVQGKPGYVPHRWATLRDAVHWIVAAGGMAVIAHPGRYKLTANEEYALFSEFKAHGGQGVEVVTGSHHASDFVKYTDMALEFGLYASRGADFHSPEESHVDLGTLPDLPAKLTPVWEALQHRVHQPA, from the coding sequence GTGCCCCAGTCCCCTCTCCAGCTCAACGCCGACCTGCATTGCCACTCCACCGTGTCCGACGGCACGCTGCATCCGCAGGCGCTGGCCGCGCGCGCCAAGGCCAACGGCGTCGAGCTGTGGGCGCTGACCGATCACGATGAAGTGGGCGGCCAGCGGCGCGCGCTGGAGGCGGCACTCGATCTGTCGCTGCCCTACCTCACCGGCGTCGAGATCTCGGTGAGCTTTGCCGGCATCACGGTGCACATCGTCGGCCTGGGCTTCGATCTGGACAATGCGGCGCTGCAGGCAGGCCTGGCGGCCACGCGCGGCGGGCGCCGACAGCGCGCGATGGAGATGTCCGACGCGCTGGCCGCGGCCGGCATCCGCGGCGCCTTCGAAGGCGCGCTGAAGTACGCCGGCAATCCCGAGCTCATCTCGCGCACGCACTTCGCCCGTCACCTGGTGGAGACCCGCGCGTGCAGCGACACGCAGGAGGTGTTCCGCCGCTTCCTGGTCCAGGGCAAGCCCGGCTACGTGCCCCACCGCTGGGCCACGCTGCGTGACGCGGTGCACTGGATCGTCGCGGCCGGCGGCATGGCGGTGATCGCACACCCGGGGCGCTACAAGCTCACGGCCAACGAGGAATACGCGCTGTTCAGCGAATTCAAGGCACATGGCGGCCAGGGCGTGGAGGTCGTGACCGGCAGCCACCATGCGTCCGATTTCGTCAAGTACACCGACATGGCGCTGGAGTTCGGCCTTTACGCCTCGCGCGGCGCCGACTTCCACAGCCCGGAAGAAAGCCACGTCGACCTCGGCACGCTGCCGGACCTGCCGGCGAAGCTGACACCGGTGTGGGAAGCGCTGCAGCACCGCGTGCATCAGCCGGCGTGA
- a CDS encoding SPFH domain-containing protein gives MDKQAAQERSARSGNGFAWFAMGLASLFVGAFLLWARPAPSTLLLAALAALFTLWCWVGLYMLQPNQGAVLTLFGSYRGTDRSDGLRWANPFYAKDKVSVRARNFNSEKLKVNDLRGNPIEIAAAIVWRVEDTARATFDVEDFEAYVLTQAEAAVRHLASSYAYDNIDDHDAPASAREITLRSGTEEVGAALRTELQARFAQAGIVVVDAKLTHLAYAPEIAGTMLRRQQAEAVVAARTKIVQGAVGMVELALKGLTERGLVDLDDERKAAMVSNLLVVLCADRDATPVVNTGTLYN, from the coding sequence ATGGACAAGCAGGCGGCGCAGGAACGCAGCGCGCGATCGGGCAATGGCTTCGCCTGGTTCGCCATGGGCCTGGCGAGCCTGTTCGTCGGCGCCTTCCTGCTGTGGGCGCGGCCGGCCCCTTCGACGCTGCTGCTGGCGGCGCTGGCCGCGCTGTTCACGCTGTGGTGCTGGGTCGGCCTGTACATGCTGCAGCCCAATCAGGGCGCAGTGCTCACGCTGTTCGGCAGCTATCGCGGCACCGACCGCAGCGACGGCCTGCGCTGGGCCAATCCGTTCTATGCCAAGGACAAGGTCTCGGTGCGCGCACGCAACTTCAACAGCGAGAAGCTGAAGGTCAACGACCTGCGCGGCAACCCCATCGAGATCGCGGCGGCCATCGTCTGGCGCGTCGAGGACACTGCGCGCGCCACCTTCGACGTCGAGGACTTCGAGGCCTACGTGCTGACGCAGGCCGAGGCCGCCGTGCGCCATCTGGCGTCCAGCTACGCCTACGACAACATCGACGACCACGATGCGCCCGCCTCTGCCCGCGAGATCACGCTGCGCTCGGGCACCGAGGAGGTGGGGGCCGCATTGCGCACCGAGCTGCAGGCGCGCTTCGCGCAGGCGGGCATCGTCGTCGTCGACGCCAAGCTCACCCACCTCGCCTATGCGCCCGAGATCGCCGGCACCATGCTGCGCCGACAGCAGGCCGAAGCGGTGGTGGCGGCCCGCACGAAGATCGTGCAAGGCGCGGTCGGCATGGTCGAGCTCGCGCTCAAGGGCCTCACCGAGCGCGGCCTGGTCGATCTCGACGACGAGCGCAAGGCCGCCATGGTCAGCAACCTGCTGGTCGTGCTGTGCGCCGATCGCGATGCGACGCCGGTGGTGAATACCGGCACGCTGTACAACTGA
- a CDS encoding aldo/keto reductase: protein MNLISLGGSELRVTPVCLGTMTFGEQVDQAGAHALLDRAVERGVNFIDTAEMYAVPARRETYGATERIIGEWFQARPGMRERVVLATKVAGPSRNMDWVRNGSADLTAAEIVQACDDSLQRLRTDHIDLYQIHWPNRNVPMFGALYFDPTKDRAYSSIHEQLEAMARLVRAGKVRCIGLSNETPYGVCEFVRVAEQHGLPRIASVQNPYALVSRSLDNGLDESLYRHGVSLLAYSPLAFGALTGKYDDVGLDTPGQQPGRLAIFESMKQQRWGRPEALEAARQYNALARAHGLTPTRMALAFCYTSWRVASTIIGVTTRAQLDENLDAWGTQLAPELLAQIDAIRWKLRDPAQ, encoded by the coding sequence ATGAACCTCATCTCCCTCGGCGGCAGCGAGCTGCGCGTGACACCGGTGTGCCTCGGCACGATGACCTTCGGCGAGCAGGTGGACCAGGCGGGCGCTCACGCGCTGCTGGACCGCGCCGTCGAGCGTGGCGTGAACTTCATCGACACGGCCGAGATGTACGCCGTGCCGGCGCGGCGCGAAACCTACGGCGCCACCGAACGCATCATCGGCGAGTGGTTCCAGGCGCGCCCCGGCATGCGGGAACGTGTCGTGCTGGCGACCAAGGTGGCCGGGCCCTCGCGCAACATGGACTGGGTGCGCAACGGCAGTGCCGACCTCACCGCGGCCGAGATCGTGCAGGCCTGCGACGACAGCCTGCAGCGGCTTCGCACGGACCACATCGACCTGTACCAGATCCATTGGCCCAACCGCAACGTGCCGATGTTCGGCGCCCTGTACTTCGACCCGACCAAGGACCGCGCATACAGCTCCATCCATGAGCAGCTCGAGGCCATGGCGCGGCTGGTCCGGGCCGGCAAGGTGCGCTGCATCGGGCTGTCCAACGAGACGCCGTACGGCGTCTGCGAATTCGTCCGCGTCGCCGAGCAGCACGGACTGCCGCGCATCGCGAGCGTGCAGAACCCGTATGCGCTGGTGAGCCGCAGCCTCGACAACGGGCTCGACGAGTCGCTGTACCGCCACGGCGTGTCGCTGCTGGCCTATTCGCCGCTCGCCTTCGGCGCGCTGACGGGCAAGTACGACGACGTCGGCCTGGACACGCCCGGACAGCAGCCAGGGCGGCTTGCGATCTTCGAGTCGATGAAGCAGCAGCGCTGGGGCCGGCCGGAGGCGCTCGAGGCGGCGCGGCAATACAACGCGCTGGCGCGCGCCCACGGCCTCACGCCGACGCGGATGGCGCTGGCCTTCTGCTACACGAGCTGGCGCGTGGCCAGCACCATCATCGGCGTCACCACGCGCGCGCAGCTCGACGAGAACCTCGACGCCTGGGGCACGCAGCTTGCGCCGGAGCTGCTCGCGCAGATCGACGCCATTCGCTGGAAGCTTCGCGATCCCGCGCAGTGA